The sequence below is a genomic window from Vespula pensylvanica isolate Volc-1 chromosome 1, ASM1446617v1, whole genome shotgun sequence.
aaaaaaaaaataaaaataaaaaaattaaaggaaagaaaaaagtccaaaaaaaaaaaagataaaaggaaagaaaaaaagtaaaataaataaaatctacgtatgtacgtacgtaagtacttacgtacgtatgtgtctacgtacgtaggtatatacgtatatatatatgtatatatgtatacgtacattcCAATTGGCATTTTGCCATCATTGATTATTAGCTATAACGTAGAGACCGTCAATTATTATCGcagtaatgataattaattaatcaatggGTTTCCAAAGTGGTCTAACGAGCTCGATAACCAAATAATagcgattaaatttttaattacgattcgatcgaacgaaattattcttaaaggaaacaaatttttcttttcgaaatgaaacgaagacATTGACACTACGCACAAAAATATCCAATGAAAATTGATTGTTCTCTTGCGAGAGGATAGGAATGAGACTTTCTCGATCCACTTAGAACAAGATAAGGAATGAAACGATGATCGCtatgtaaaatgtaaagagatacatatataaacaggAATGTTCTCTGCTATCGTAAAGTCAATTTTATCGAGTACGAATGTGTATGTGGTACGTATTATAAGGGATACGCAATCGCATTTGGAATCAGTACGTTAcatgataaaacgaaaattctAACTGATCATTCTAATATAAGTAGTttgataattatcatttttttttttttctaacacgtaagtatgtagatatctatatataaaaaaaaaaaaaaaaagaaaaaatgaaacgtaattgcaattgaaattttaattaacgatacaTGCtcctattttataataatttttatcgtacgGTTAAAAAGCAtgtcgttaaaaaagaaaagaaaaagaaagagagataaaaaagaaaagaagagaaagaaaaaatcgcgaagaaatttcaatctgaatttttatcgtactGATTCCATAGCGAGCGTTCGCGTCATTTCAAATATTCGCGGCAACGTGTGTTTTCGATGGCCTCCGCCAGGTGGCGGCGACCTTCGTGGCGGGAGAATCGATAGGGGTTCGATTCTACGTCACACCAGTCGGAAATATCTACTACATCTGTAGGATCGTGTCGACGAATGGAACgtagagaatataaaataatattgtgttTTATAGAGATAGGATAACAGGAAGAataatgtaaaagagagagagagagagagagagagagagtgagaaagaacgagaagatgTATATTCTGTGTATAGATTCATGCAAAATATCCTAAGCGTGAAAAGAACAAATGGAATGATTAAATacgaaagattatatatatagagagaaaagaacgactGTTggcaataatataaatttatgtatgtacacgatctaagcaaaagaaaagaaaataatgattaaaaaagaaagaaagaaagaaaaaaaaaaggaaaggaaaaagaaagagaaagaaatagagtgaGACGATCATTTCGTACGTAGATTTCGCGTGTAATATCACATCTTTCTAAAGGACATCTCAATAAAACGAGTTCGTTGtaatttaatcgtataataaGAGAGATTTGTAGAcagtttatattaatattactagtCCCGCTCGACCGTAAAGCGAAAAAGAATACGTATATagtgatttttttgttttaaaaaaaaaacacacggatatacaaacacacacacacacacacacatacgaaagaagaggaggaagaagaaaaaaagaagaagaagaaactaataaataaataaataaataaataacgtaatACACACTCGCGTAACGACTTTCAACAAAATTATAGGAAGCTTCGCAAGTCGATCTCAACATTTAGATAcgatattaaatgatttattactcTCATatagaaagacgaagagaaagaattttaaagcGAATCAACAAAATTCTAAAATGAAATGTACTTATTCGTTTGGtgaatttcaaaaagaaaaaaaagagaaaagttaatccgaatttcgatcgatcgactctCGAAGCACCGacgagtttatttttttatagaatctGACATAATagatacgtatacgtgtacatatatgtatattgtatatgtacaagtatatgtaaaatgtatatgATGCGTTGAAGTAACGACGGGTTAGTTGCCTTCTGTTgtagaaagtagaaagaatgagagagaaagagaaacagagagagaagagagaagagagaaagagagaaagagagatagagacagtgCATACATGCTATTTTCTACTGACGATTCGAAATACTATTAGAAACATGAGTCTCGTAAAAATTTATGCCTCGTTTTTCTAcgtggagaagaagaagaagaagaagaaggagaagacgaaaaagaaaaagaagaaggaaaataaaataaaataagaaaaagttcacaaaggaaaggaaagacgaaggaaaagaaatgaaaattgaaaggaaGCGCGTCGTAAGCAAATCAAAAgtaatttcaaaaagaaaggggagaggagcaaaaaaagaaaacagaaaaataaaacaagaaaaacatttctaaCAAATTTCCAATTCTTAGCGTTATCGAAGTTAAAATAGGAACGATGTGACGTtagttagagaaagaaaaagaaatacgtatattataatatataaatcgtacACAAGAGGTCCGACGTTCTCGATGCTTCTTCTCGATCGACGGTTGAtccgaaaaaaagaataaaataattaaaaaaataaaaaaaggaacgtcGTTACGTTCGAAGCGCGacataatactaataataataattataataataataataataataataataataataataataataataataataataataataataagaggaataataataataataataataataataaataacgttattaataaaataatgattagtcataacgatgataatgatgatgacgataatgattatgataatgatgacgataacgataataccaatataaataaactatgagaaagaaagataaaagagaaagagaaggaaagagagagatagagagagaaaaaaagagaaagacagaaagaaagagacacagaacatttatatatcgtagTCTTATAAGcgctaaaaaaaaagggtTAGAAAACGAGTAGCATTTTTGGTTTTTCTACTGCGCGCTTCATAGAAATATCTTAGAGGCGAgatccttctttttcaaaatgtaGGATAAGCAACCGTACGTTTTGGTCTTCGAGGACTCGCGCTCGataaaaaggacgaagagcTTGGACGGTTGATTTTATCGAGTCTATTTTTAGTAGTTTTGTTTAACGACTAATGGAACAAGAAAgcgaagatgatgaagaaaagaagccGCGCGATAGaggttatatatacatatatctataaatatatacatatatttatatatgtgtgtgtatatatatatatatatatatatatatatgtatcgacTATTACACAACGTGTTAAGCGACGTGTTACGATcttgtatgtatgaataatggagtatcgaagagaaaaatcaaataaaacgtTATACGATGCATGTCCGTTCAATCTCCTCTTTCGTTTCACAAATTACGTATCATTCGAGCATTATTTTTTACCATTCATCGGTAAAACCGAGATCTGCATTACCGATCTAAAAATTACCTCTCGTaggtaaagtaaaaaatgcaATAATCTTTGTCGGTAATGACATGGATATCGAGATACTGCAACGAATTATCTCATCTGGAAAAGATTTCTACATGTCGATTTGTCGAAGATATACACTTACATAACGGTGCtaattttaaattgttttatctAAAATACATAAAGACTTTTGAtatgtttcattaaaaaggataagatttcttttttattatttttcgtttcaaaccgaacgaaaaagagaataataaaagatcttACCGACCTAAATTCCCTtctacttttttgttttctcttctaataaaattttatctcgatAGAATGTGCGTCGATCGTTTTAGAAGCATGGCAGTTGCGTCAGTTCGTTCGTTTGGAACGGATGGATTTTAACAGTAAGATTTAAAGTAGTACGAGATacgaaggaaattaaaaatgcaGACGTTACTGCTGTTCACCATTATTCTACTTTCCAGTACGATAACCGCGACGGTTATAGAAGGTATCTTTCAAACCAGCATGATCTTCCAACTGGTTCTCCACTttgttaaaagatattttctaattttttttttttttttactttctactCATGCGCACTATGTGACGTGGCGcttaaattacatattaatacaTCGCGAATACTCGCACgataatatagattatatatccAGCCATCCTGCGGTTATAGTTTTAACTatcgtttttcaaatttaCTCGTTCTTCTTATTCGTTGGTAACCACCGATATGTGGTAGACTTTTAAAcaagacatttttttatttaatcttttaacgTATTTCcatataactatatttttttgtcatcCTTTTCTCGACTTACAGACCGTCATCATTGGCGTAGAATAGCGATGGAAGATTTGAAAAAGTCTCTTTCGTATAAATGGAATACAGGTAAAgcgaaaaatgtaataatctTTGTCGGTGATGGTATGAGCCCCGACACGATAACAGCCAGTAGAATTTATAGAGGTGGTGAAACAAGTCATCTCACTTGGGAAAGATTTCCGCATGTTGGTTTGCTgaaggtatatatgtacataacgtgttaattttaaatcgttttatctaTAGTACATGAAAcctttagatatatttaattaaaacgataagatttattctttattattcttcgtttcaaaacaaatgaaaaaaaaaaaaaaaacgcaatGAAAAACGTAGACGTACAATACGAACAAACAAGTACCGGATTCAGCATCCACGGCAACCGCATTATTCGGGGGAGTTAAAACTAATTACAAAGTTGTTGGCGTCGATGTGAACGTCGAATTAGGAGATTGCGAGGCCAGCTTAAATGAAAGTTATCACGTTGATTCTATAATCTCTTTGGCACAAGCTTCGGGCAAGGCTACAGGTTGGTCGATAAAACTTTGCAAACAGACAAGCGatttttattagtaatttGCAAATTGGTATCTTAatgttatatcaaatataaaatcttactCTTTATTAAACGTATCTTATCTATATAATCCTCATAGGATTTGTAACGACTACTAGAGTGACTCATGCAACCCCAGCACCGTTATATGCCCATTGTTCTGATCGACGATGGGAATGCGAAGCAAAGATACCAAAAAATATAACTGCTTGCAAAGATATTGCGAGACAGCTTATAGAGGATGAACCTGGTAGGAACATCAAGGTAGATCAAACATGTCGCGtccgtttaaaaagaaagaaaaaaagaaacttgtaaataataagtaaGGATTTGTTCGTTGGTACAGGTAATAATGGGTGGCGGTAGACAGACCTTAAAGTCAAACGTAAAGCCTGGTAAATACGATCCAATCGATACGTGGGCTTGTTACAGTACTGACGGTCGAGATTTAATAAGGGATTGGGCAAAGGATAAACGAAGGAGAGATCTTTCCTACGAAGTGGTCGAAAATAATGAACAATTGTACAAGGTAGATACAAATAAGGTCGATTATTTGCTTGGTGTATTCGCTAATGGTCATATTCAAATGGattgggagagagagaaaggtccAGAAGGACAACCAAGTTTGGAAGAAATGACCGTAACTGCTTTGAAGATCCTTCAGAAATCGACTAATGGTTATCTTTTGATGGTACGGTTGAAATTCTGATCAACGatgtataaagaataattttcgataattatacAGGTCGAAGGTGGATTGATCGATTTCGCTCATCATCGTGGACATGCCGCTCAAGCTTTACGAGAAACCGTTCGTTTTTCGGACGCCATTAACGCTACTATTAACATGATTGATACTAAAGATACTTTGGTTATAGTAACTAGTGATCATACTCATTCTATGAACTTTAATGGTTATAGCGATCGTGGTTCATCGATTCTGGGTACAAAATAGGAACATTCATTCTTccttaataatataatctttttttcttttttacgaataaaaacaattaatttttgtgGATCACAGGTATTGCACAAAAATCCAAATACGACGGGATACCTTACACGACCTTAACTTACAGCACTGGTGGTCCAAATAATGCAGCTTACACGATATCAAACAAGACTAATCTTTTAACAAGAATCGATCCTTCTACTCAAAACACTACAGAGTTTAATTATAGTCAACAAGCTACTATAGTATCCGACGAAGCTTATCACGGAGGAGGAGATGTAGCTATTTATGCTATAGGTATTAAATTCCAATAATTTCCTTATGATATCCGCTTATTAATTCACTTTATTATTGCGAACGTTTATGTCGTTAATAGGTCCATCGGCCCATCTTTTCCATAGCGTACACGAGCAGAATTATGTTGCCCATGTGATAATATATGCTGCTGATCTtggaaattattatacgagTGGTAGCGGACAAAATGCAAtatccaatatttttttctatttctgtttaCTTCTACTTACTTTTACGTTgcttactattactatttttaccGTACATAGATAACTACTATTTCAATGacatagaaaaaacaaagataggCGATAAAAGGTAAACCCCGCAGTATTTTTCATGAATTCAtttactatctttttctttattttttttcttccttcttttctttctttcttttcttttcttttttctttttttttttttaacttttaacttAGCAATGAAAACTGCGATAACAGAAAAtggtatatttaaaaagaagtttATTGTATACGCctatatgtgtgtgaatgtatacatatatatatatatacatatatatacatacacatatgtatatgtagacatccacatatctatatatatatatatgtaatatatatatatatatatacatatatatataataaaatctatttttattatatttaattaaatgctACTACGAGCGCCAATCAAATATAATCGTACAATCGCATCCATCACAGTTCCATAGTCAATCTTCTCTGGTCTTGCATGCTCAAAACTTTCTGTGgatccttatatatatatatataccaaataaattctatttaaagaACATGATTCAGTAATTCCTTAGGATATAAATCTATCTTATTTTACCTTTTCTCAAACATtaccatatttttctttcctccaaTTTCAcgcaaatatttacataaacattatattttaaaacaattgTCAGTCTTATGCTGCATAGAGGATTAAATAGATCGTAatcaatgtaataataaagatgaaCGAATGTTTTGTAACACTAAGGGATAGGGCAAGGTTATATGTATGGCTtcacaaaaattaaaataaaaaaaaatcaatcggCAATATATTACGCGACGATTTGTTTAAATTCATCAAAAATTCCGTCGTTGAATTTTAATCTAACGAAGTCACAATtacattgtataaatatatatacatacatatatacatattatattatatatataattatatatatatatatatacatattatatatacaaataatatatatatatatatatgtatattatatatatatataataaatgtataacaaCGACCTATCCTCTAACGATGCACAACGGTTGTACGTGTAGCAGAGCTATATCATCTAAAAtataagaagaggaaaaagaaaaaaagagaaaaaatggataTCCTTTCCGTATTTTGTACGCGCCCTacgattttaaaaagagacaataactatagaaaaaaaaattattaaaattatgtatacacatgtatttacataaaggaagaatacaaaaaagaaaaaaaaaaaaaaaaaagaggaaaagaagaacgggCGAAATGCGGAAGTACGTGTCAGTGAAAGTTAGTGAGGAACATTTCGATACGAGTGTAAGAAGCTCACTTATTCTCTCGTAGAGAGCAACGGCTTATAttgtttatctatttatatctacttatctatctacctatctatttatctatctattttatgcgtgtttctctttctttctctgtaccGCAATCGACCGTTGAAGCTTCGTTTTAGCCAAAAATGGCCAAGACCTTCGAGAGTCTCTCATCGTTGATGTATTTCAACTGTTTCTTTGTCTGACGAAGGTTTTAGCCTTacatgatgatgataaaaatgataaaaatgatgataatgataataacgacaatgacgatgacgacgacgacgacgacgacgacgacgacgacaatgatgatgatatcgAGATATGGATCCTCTTATCATCAAAAATGGATCACTGAACCTTCGTTTTTTTTGTGACCCTAGAGTATCTATTATTAACTCCATTGCATGGAGATTTCTCAGCTTTacattcgtaaaagaaaattctaaaggCGATGCAAGCTAAGAACATAACGGCGCTTACGAGGAAGACGAAACCCGGCGTGTACTTGTCAAATATCAATAAAGAACAAACTACTATCATTTCAAAGGCTAATATCAACGGTACAAGATAAACTGCGAGAATTAGGAAGAACGGAATTTGCTTTTGCCGTTGGCGTTCCTGTTTTTGGAATTTAGTTATtggctttctttcttcgtcgtcgacAAGGTCagcttcttcgtttctttctttcttcaattcgatcgaaattttcttaGGATCGATGatgttcttgttgttgttgttattgttattgtttttgttacCATCGCTGTATAACGATGTACACCGTAGATACttgtaaatatagaaaaatctttcggCAATGCTTCGTAACAATTCGCTGATACAAACGTTCACCTTCTTAGCAACCGGATGGGACTTGGAGTTATCGTAAGAATAAAGTAGATATGGAAAGAGATTCAGATTCTGGCAGCAATGGCGGAGTTTCTGCATCGAAGCGTGTCTAAAGAGTAACGGTGGCCTACTGTAATTTCCATCTGCAACAGAGagtacgaaggaaaaaagaaattaatgaatccaaaggaaaggaaattagaagaataaagaaatatgagaaaaacCGATGaaggcaaagaaaaataaaaggaaaaagaaaaaataaaaaaaaaataaaaaagaaatcaccgactacgaaaaataaatatattgaaaaagattAACGAGTAAAACGGTGATCGGTTACACCATGCTTCACAAACGTTAGCATTTCAATTTTTCGTGATAACTCTgctttgataaatattaattcgacTTTGCAAAACAAGTGTATTTCGTGAACGATCCATAAATCGtttgatttaatttgatttgatttgattttgttttatcttattttattttactttatttctctttttcgtttcgtttcgtttgttCTTCTTACCTTTGAACATGTTGGAAACTCGTCGTACGAGGGTTGGTTTCCCTTTTATGATAGTCTCCTCCTTGGAGATTCCCGAAACGTTCGACATTCTTGTTTTACGTATACGGGCAAAGATCAAgggaatttatttttctaacttgttttttttttcttgttcctctcttctttttgcttcttGGAATCTGATCTGAACTCTGAGTCCTCCTTCGACTCTTGTCAAGATCTTTTTAACACTgaatacacgcacgcacacgcactgCTTCTTAAAACCGATAGCAGATGATCTATCAACGATATCTTCCTCTTCTGTaacaac
It includes:
- the LOC122638051 gene encoding alkaline phosphatase 4-like isoform X2; protein product: MQTLLLFTIILLSSTITATVIEDRHHWRRIAMEDLKKSLSYKWNTGKAKNVIIFVGDGMSPDTITASRIYRGGETSHLTWERFPHVGLLKTYNTNKQVPDSASTATALFGGVKTNYKVVGVDVNVELGDCEASLNESYHVDSIISLAQASGKATGFVTTTRVTHATPAPLYAHCSDRRWECEAKIPKNITACKDIARQLIEDEPGRNIKVIMGGGRQTLKSNVKPGKYDPIDTWACYSTDGRDLIRDWAKDKRRRDLSYEVVENNEQLYKVDTNKVDYLLGVFANGHIQMDWEREKGPEGQPSLEEMTVTALKILQKSTNGYLLMVEGGLIDFAHHRGHAAQALRETVRFSDAINATINMIDTKDTLVIVTSDHTHSMNFNGYSDRGSSILGIAQKSKYDGIPYTTLTYSTGGPNNAAYTISNKTNLLTRIDPSTQNTTEFNYSQQATIVSDEAYHGGGDVAIYAIGIKFQ
- the LOC122638051 gene encoding alkaline phosphatase-like isoform X1, which gives rise to MQTLLLFTIILLSSTITATVIEDRHHWRRIAMEDLKKSLSYKWNTGKAKNVIIFVGDGMSPDTITASRIYRGGETSHLTWERFPHVGLLKTYNTNKQVPDSASTATALFGGVKTNYKVVGVDVNVELGDCEASLNESYHVDSIISLAQASGKATGFVTTTRVTHATPAPLYAHCSDRRWECEAKIPKNITACKDIARQLIEDEPGRNIKVIMGGGRQTLKSNVKPGKYDPIDTWACYSTDGRDLIRDWAKDKRRRDLSYEVVENNEQLYKVDTNKVDYLLGVFANGHIQMDWEREKGPEGQPSLEEMTVTALKILQKSTNGYLLMVEGGLIDFAHHRGHAAQALRETVRFSDAINATINMIDTKDTLVIVTSDHTHSMNFNGYSDRGSSILGIAQKSKYDGIPYTTLTYSTGGPNNAAYTISNKTNLLTRIDPSTQNTTEFNYSQQATIVSDEAYHGGGDVAIYAIGPSAHLFHSVHEQNYVAHVIIYAADLGNYYTSGSGQNAISNIFFYFCLLLLTFTLLTITIFTVHR
- the LOC122638118 gene encoding uncharacterized protein LOC122638118, whose amino-acid sequence is MSNVSGISKEETIIKGKPTLVRRVSNMFKDGNYSRPPLLFRHASMQKLRHCCQNLNLFPYLLYSYDNSKSHPVAKKVNVCISELLRSIAERFFYIYKYLRCTSLYSDGNKNNNNNNNNKNIIDPKKISIELKKERNEEADLVDDEERKPITKFQKQERQRQKQIPFFLILAVYLVPLILAFEMIVVCSLLIFDKYTPGFVFLVSAVMFLACIAFRIFFYECKAEKSPCNGVNNRYSRVTKKTKVQ